CGCGAGCGTGGAGAACTGCGGGTGTGCCGTCGGGTTTTTTGTCGATCAGGTGGACGATGCAATGACGGATCGGCATGGGCTTCTCGGCTAATGGGATCGGCTGGTTGGAGAGAGCAGGGCGAGCTCCCCGAAAAAGCGCCAAGTGTACCGCAACCACTGGTTTTGGCGCGGTGCGAAGGGTAATTCCGGGGTGGTCGGTGGCGCTTATGCGGTTTTTTCCCGATTTAGAGCAATAAAGCTGACCAAATGGGTAGCCGGAGGCGGATATTTCCCCGTCTCTGTGCTAGTTTTGCCCGGTCTTGCGCGAAGTCACTGCGTTAAGCCTGCAGTCAGCTCTTGTCAGGTCGAACCAAACCCTGATTTCGGTATCTATAACCCCGATCCCGAGGTTATTTCGCCGAGGGTGCCAGATCCAGAAGATCGGGCTCGATGGCTGACATTGCACTCTGCAATCCATATGAATTTGATAGGGAAGGAACACTACATGGCTCTTACTAAAGACCAACTGATCGCCGACATCGCTGAAGCTATCGACGCGCCGAAAACCACCGCGCGTAACGCTCTGGACCAACTGGGCCAAATCGTTGCCGATCAGCTGGAAAACGGCGGCGAAATCACTCTGCCAGGTATCGGCAAACTGAAAGTGACTGAGCGTCCTGCCCGTACTGGCCGTAACCCTTCGACTGGCGCTGCCATCGAAATCGCTGCCAAGAAAGTGATCAAGCTGGTTGTGGCCAAAGGCCTGACCGATGCTGTTAACAAGTAAGACTTGTTAAAAAGAAACCGTGCGCCGGAGCGATCCGGGCACGGTTTTTTTGTGCCTGCCATTTGCTCGCAATCACATCGAATCAATGTAGGAGCGAGCCTGCTCGCGATAGCGGTGGGTCATTCAACATAAATGTTGGCTGACAGGACCTCATCGCGAGCAGGCTCGCTCCTACAGTTGAATTGTGTGATAGCTCAGCTTTTCTGCGCCCAACGCTCGCGACGCCAGATCTGCTGCTCGGACTTGGTCTGGAAGGTCCAGGCAACGAAGCGGCTCTGCTTCTGCCCCTGCGACATCTCCACGACCTGGCTTTCCAGTACACCGGCCTTTTTCAGGGCGATCTCGATGGCCGGCAGGTTAGAGGCTTTCGACACCAGTGTGCTGAACCACAAGACCTTATGCTGCAAGTTCGCGCTTTCGGCGATCAGTTGCGTCACGAAACGCGCCTCACCTCCATCACACCACAACTCCGCCGCTTGACCACCAAAGTTCAGCACCGGCAGTTTGCGCTTCGGATCGGCCTTGCCCAGTGCCCGCCATTTGCGCGCGCTGCCTTTGGTCGCTTCCTCCAGGGAGGCGTGGAATGGCGGGTTGCACATGGTCAGGTCAAAACGTTCGCCGGGTTCGAGCAGACCCAGCAGGATGTGCTTGGGATTGCTCTGCTGGCGCAACTGGATGGCCTTGTTCAGCCCGTTGGATTGCACGATGGCTTTGGCGGAGGCCAGGGCCGTGGCGTCGATCTCCGAGCCGAGAAACTGCCAGCGGTAGTCGCTATGTCCGATCAACGGGTACACACAGTTCGCGCCCATGCCCACGTCCAGCACCTTCACCGCCGCGCCACGCGGGATCACGCCGTCATTGCCACTGGCCAACAGGTCGGCGAGGAAGTGCACGTAGTCCGCACGACCCGGAACTGGAGGACACAGGTAATCCGCGGGAATGTCCCAATGGGCGATCCCATAGAACGACTTGAGCAACGCCCGGTTGAACACCCGCACCGCATCAGGGCTGGCGAAGTCGATGCTTTCCTTGCCATACGGATTGATGATCACGAACTTCGCCAATTCCGGCGTGCTCTTGATGAGCGCCGGGAAGTCGTAACGACCCTGGTGGCGATTACGCGGGTGCAGGCTGGCTTTCTCCTTCGGCTCGACGGCCGTGGCCGGGGTCTTGGGTTCAGGCTTCTTGCGCGCAGGCTTTGGGGTACGGGGGGCGGTCATGGGCGTGTTCGATTCGGGTAAGGCTGAAAGTGGCGGGCATTGTCCCACATCTATCGTCACAACACGGTGCGCGTTTGTGTAGGCGCCGGCTTGCTGGCGATTGGGGCGACGCGGTTTTTCTGACGGACCGCGTTATCGTTTCTTCGCCAGCAAGCCGGCTCCTACAGGACCGCGGGGTAATGAAAAAGGGAGGCCAATTGGGCCTCCCTTTTTCATTGCGAACTGCCGTTACAGACTGGCAATCCGCGCGTGTTGCTCGGCCAGTTTGCCCAGAGCCTGTTCGGCTTCGGCCAGTTTGGCGCGTTCTTTTTCGATGACTTCGGCTGGCGCCTTGTCAACGAAACCGGCGTTGGACAGCTTGCCACCGACGCGTTGCACTTCGCCTTGCAGGCGCTGGATTTCCTTGTCCAGACGCGCCAGCTCGGCACCTTTGTCGATCAGGCCGGCCATCGGCACCAGCACTTCCATCTCGCCGACCAGCGCAGTCGCGGACAGCGGGGCTTCTTCGCCTGCTGCCAGCACGGTGATCGATTCGAGGCGCGCCAGTTTCTTCAGCAGGGCTTCGTTTTCGGTCAGGCGACGTTGATCTTCCGCGCTGACGTTCTTCAGGAACAGCGGCAGCGGTTTGCCCGGGCCGATGTTCATCTCGCCCCGGATGTTGCGGGTGCCGAGCATCAGGCCTTTGAGCCATTCGATGTCGTCTTCGGCGGCCTGATCAATGCGTGTTTCATTGGCCACTGGCCAAGGTTGCAACATGATCGTCTTGCCTTCGATTCCGGCCAGCGGCGCGATGCGCTGCCAGATTTCCTCGGTGATGAATGGCATGAACGGGTGCGCCAGGCGCAGGGCGACTTCCAGTACGCGCACCAGGGTGCGACGGGTGCCGCGCTGGCGCTCTACCGGGGCGTTTTCGTCCCACAGCACAGGCTTGGACAGTTCCAGGTACCAGTCGCAATACTGATTCCAGATGAACTCGTACAGGGATTGTGCGGCCAGGTCGAAACGGAACTGGTCCAGTTGACGGGTTACTTCGGCTTCGGTGCGTTGCAGTTGCGAAATGATCCAGCGATCCGCCAGGGACAGTTCGTAGGCTTCGCCGTTCTGGCCGCAGTCTTCGCCCTTGTCCAGCACGTAGCGCGCGGCGTTCCAGATCTTGTTGCAGAAGTTGCGATAGCCTTCGACGCGGCCCATGTCGAACTTGATGTCACGACCGGTGGACGCCAGCGAGCAGAAGGTGAAACGCAGGGCATCGGTGCCATAGCTGGCAATGCCTTCGGCGAACTCGTCGCGGGTCTGCTTCTCGATCTTCTTCGCCAGTTTTGGCTGCATCATGCCGGAAGTGCGTTTCTGCACCAGCTCTTCCAGCTCGATACCGTCGATGATGTCCAGCGGGTCCAGGACGTTGCCCTTGGACTTGGACATCTTCTGGCCCTGACCATCACGCACCAGGCCGTGCACATACACAGTCTTGAACGGAACTTGCGGCGTGCCGTCTTCGTTTTTCACCAAATGCATGGTGAGCATGATCATCCGGGCAACCCAGAAGAAGATGATGTCGAAGCCAGTCACCAGAACGTCGGTGGAATGGAATTTCTTCAGGAATTCGGTCTGCTCAGGCCAGCCGAGCGTCGAGAACGTCCACAGGCCCGAACTGAACCAGGTGTCGAGAACATCGTTGTCCTGTTGCAGCGCTACGTCCGGGCCAAGGTTGTGCTTGGCACGCACTTCGGCTTCATCGCGACCCACGTAGACCTTGCCCGACTCGTCGTACCAGGCCGGAATCCGGTGACCCCACCACAGCTGACGGCTGATGCACCAATCCTGGATGTCACGCATCCACGAGAAGTACATGTTTTCGTATTGTTTTGGCACGAACTGGATGCGGCCGTCTTCAACGGCAGCAATAGCAGGCTCGGCCAAAGGCTTGGTGGACACGTACCACTGGTCGGTCAGCCACGGCTCGATGATGGTGCCGGAGCGGTCGCCTTTCGGTACTTTCAGGGCGTGATCGTTGACGCTGACCAGCAGACCGGCAGCATCGAATGCCGCAACGATTTGCTTGCGCGCTTCGAAGCGATCGAGACCGGCGTATTCGGCCGGGATCTTGCCGTCGATGCTCTCGTTCAGCGTGCCGTCGAGGTTGAACACCTGGGCGGCCGGCAGGACGTTGGCGTTCTTGTCGAAGATGTTCAGCAGCGGCAGGTTGTGGCGCTTGCCGACTTCGTAATCGTTGAAATCGTGGGCCGGGGTGATTTTCACGCAGCCGGTGCCGAACTCAGGATCGCAGTAATCGTCGGCGATGATCGGGATGCGGCGGCCAACCAGCGGCAACTCGACGAATTTTCCGATCAGGGCTTTATAGCGTTCGTCGTTCGGGTTAACCGCGACGGCGGAGTCGCCGAGCATGGTTTCCGGGCGAGTGGTCGCGACGATAAGGTAATCGTTGCCTTCAGCGGTCTTGACGCCGTCGGCCAGCGGATATTTCAGGTTCCACAGGAAACCTTTCTCGTCGTGGTTTTCCACTTCGAGGTCGGAAATCGCCGTGTGCAACTTGGTGTCCCAGTTGACCAGGCGCTTGCCGCGGTAGATCAGGCCGTCTTCGTGCAGGCGTACAAACGCTTCTTTCACCGCTTCCGAGAGACCGTCGTCCATGGTGAAGCGCTCGCGGCTCCAGTCCACGGACGAACCGAGGCGACGGATCTGACGGCTGATGTTGCCACCGGACTGATCCTTCCACTCCCAGACTTTCTCGAGGAATTTGTCGCGGCCCAGATCGTGGCGATTCTGGCCCTGGGCTTCGAGTTGACGCTCCACCAGCATTTGCGTGGCGATACCCGCGTGGTCGGTGCCCGGCTGCCACAGGGTGTTGCGACCCTGCATGCGGCGGAAACGGATCAGTGCGTCCATGATCGCGTTGTTGAAGCCATGACCCATGTGCAGGCTGCCGGTGACGTTCGGCGGCGGGATCATGATGGTGTAGGACTCGCCCGCGCCTTGCGGGGCGAAGTAATTCTCTGACTCCCAGGTGTTGTACCAGGAAGTTTCAATGGCGTGCGGCTGGTAGGTCTTATCCATGCGCGGCGGGACCCTATTGGCATTTATTCAGGAAAAGCCGGGAAGTATAGCGGGGATGTGCCGATGCGCGTAGAGCGAGGTGACAATGGGTGGGGGGAAAATGTGGTTTCCGGTGAGAGTTTGTCAGTGAAGACGCCATCGCGAGCAGGCTCGCTCCCACATAACCCTGTGGGAGCGAGCCTGCTCGCGATGGCGATCTATCAGGCGATGCGATTCAAATCGTTATGCCGCGTTTCCTTCAGGCACAGCACGGCAATCAAACTCAGCACCGCCGCCCCGGACACATACCCGCCGACGTAACTCAAACCACCCATGGCCACCAGTTTCTGCGCGAAGAACGGTGCCGCCGAAGCCCCGACAATCCCGCCCAGGTTGTAGGCGGCCGATGCGCCGGTATAACGCACGTGGGTCGGAAACAACTCCGGCAGCAGTGCGCCCATCGGCGCAAAGGTCACGCCCATCAGGAACAGTTCAATGCACAGGAACAACGCCACGCCCCAGGTCGAACCCTGGGTCAGCAGCGGTTCCATCAGGAAGCCGGACAGAATCGCCAGTACACCACCGATAATAAGCACCGGTTTGCGTCCGTAGCGGTCACTGGCCCAGGCAGACAGCGGGGTGGCGGCAGCCATGAACAACACGGCAAAGCACAGCAGGCCGAGGAAGGTTTCGCGGCTGTAGCCGAGCGTTGCCACGCCGTAACTCAGCGAGAACACGGTCGAGATGTAGAACAGCGCGTAACACACCACCATCGAGCCGGCCCCCAGTAGCACCGGAACCCAGTATTGGCTGAACAGCTCGACCAATGGGATCTTCACCCGTTCCTGACGAGCTACGGCATTAGCGAAGACCGGTGTTTCGTGAAGCTTGAGGCGAACGTACAGGCCGACCATCACCAGCGCGGCGCTGAGCAGGAACGGAATGCGCCAGCCCCATGAACGGAATTGTTCGTCGTCCAGGGTCATGGCCAAGGTCAGGAACAGTCCATTGGCCGCCAGAAAGCCGATGGACGGGCCGAGTTGCGGGAACATGCCGAACCACGCGCGTTTGCCTTTAGGCGCATTTTCCGTGGCAAGTAACGCTGCGCCACCCCATTCGCCGCCCAGTCCCAGGCCCTGACCGAAGCGCAAGACGCAGAGCAGAATCGGCGCCCACGCCCCGATGCTGTCGTAACCCGGCAGCACGCCGATCAGCGTGGTGCACACGCCCATCAACAGAAGTGAGGCTACCAGCGTCGATTTTCGGCCGATGCGGTCGCCGAAGTGACCGAACAGTGCCGAGCCCAGCGGTCGGGCAAGGAACGCGATGCCGAACGTGAGGAAGGCCGATAGCATTTGCGCCGTGCCGGAAGTTTGCGGAAAAAACACCGGCCCGATCACCAGCGCGGCGGCGGTGGCGTAGACGTAAAAGTCGTAGAACTCGATGGCGGTGCCGATGAAGCTCGCAGTGGCTACCCGGGTGGCGGAGTTCGTCGGTTGTGCGGGTGTGGAATCGCTGTAAGTCGTGCTGGTCGTCATGCGGTTATCCCTGACAGTCATGTGCCCCAGTGGAGCGAATTATTATGGTCGAATACCCAGGGATGTGGGTGGAGGCGCGGTCGCTGTTCCAGGTAGGAACAGTCGTCGGTTTGATGCGGATGGATCTGATGATCGGGCCGGAACCTGCGGAGTGCGGGGTAAGCACGGGGGCGGCGAGGCTTGGGTAAGCCGCTCGATTATAGGAAGGTGACTAACGATTCAACAAGTGGCGGGTGCGCGTGGTTTTCTGTGGCGAGCGAGCTTGCTCCAGTTCGCGCGCGCAGCGGCCGCAAAAAGCCAGGGCCTGCTTCGCAGTCCAGCGGGAGCAAGCTCCCTCGCCACAGCAAATGTGTCGGCTCTCAGATGACGACAGGCACCACACTGGGCTGCCAGATCAACACCCGTGTCACCCGGTTGTCCTCGGTTTCGAGGATTTCCAGCCGATACCGACCAATCTTCAGGCACACGGCGCTTTCAGGAATGGTCTCCAGCGCTTCGGTCACCAGGCCGTTAAGGGTCTTCGGTCCGTCGCTAGGCAGATGCCAGCCGAGGCTTTTGTTCAGTTCGCGAATTGACGCGGCGCCGTCGATCACCAGGCGGCCATCGGCCTGCGGATGGATATGCGGGTTGTTCAGGCTTTGCTGGCTTTCGAATTCGCCGACGATTTCTTCGAGAATGTCTTCCAGGGTCACGATGCCGAGCACTTCACCATACTCGTCGACCACCATGCCCAGGCGCCGTTGCTGTTTATGGAAGTTCAGCAGTTGCAGTTGCAGCGGGGTGCTTTCCGGCACGAAGTATGGCTCGCGACTGCCCTCCGCCAGTGCTTCCAGCGTCAGGCTGCCATCGGCTAACAAGTGGCCAATTTGTCGGGTGTTGAGTACCGCTTCGACCTGGTTGATGTCGCTGTGGAACACCGGCAGGCGGGTGCGCTTGTTGTGGCGCAATTGCTCGATGATTTCCTCGATCGGGTCGTCGAGGTTGATCCCGTCGACTTCGCTGCGCGGTACCAGAATGTCGTTGACCGTGATGTTGTCCAGCGCATGGATGCCGGGCAATGAATGTGGTCGGCAGACGGATTCGTGATCGTCACGGCGCTCCGCAGGTATCTCGTCGTCGCTCTGTTGCACCACTTTGGCTTTGCGCGCGAGCGGACGCAGCAGCAATTGGCTGAAGGCATTCAGAAGCCAGGCGGCCGGGTAGATGATTTTCAGGGGAATGCGCAGCAGGTTGTTGCCCAGCGCCAGGATCGCGTCCGGATGGCGCACGGCGAGGGCGCGCGGCAGGTATTCGGCAAACACCAGCACCGTGGTGCCGGCACCCAGGCAGGCCAGCCACGGACCGTTCTCGGCCCAGGTGAAAATCGCTACCAATGTGCAGATGACCACCAGCAGCGTGCGGCACAGGGTATTGCAGAAGATCAGGCTATTGAGTGGAAAGCTCAACCTCGCCAACGGTTGGTCGCTTGAACGAGAGGCGTTGCGCTGGGCCAGCACGTGCTGGTGAGCGGCTTCAATGGCGGTGAACAGCCCCGACCAGAGAATCAATACGGCCACTACTGCGAGCATCGGCCCTAAGGGCAAGTCGTCCATTAATGCCGCCCGTCAAATGTGCAGAATGTATTCACGAACCAGCTTGCTGCCGAAATACGCCAGCATCAGCAGGCAGAAACCGGCGAGGGTCCAGCGAATGGCCTTGTGTCCGCGCCAGCCGAGGCGGTTACGACCCCAAAGCAGCACGCTGAAGACGATCCAGGCCAGGCAGGCCAGCAAGGTTTTGTGCACCAGATGTTGCGCGAAGAGGTTTTCGACGAACAGCCAGCCCGAGATCAACGACAGCGACAACAGTGTCCAGCCGGCCCAGAGAAAGCCGAACAGCAGGCTCTCCATGGTTTGCAGCGGTGGGAAGTTCTTGATCAGTCCGGACGGATGCTTGTGCTTGAGCTGATGGTCCTGAACCAGCAGCAACAACGACTGGAATACCGCGATGGTGAACATGCCGTAGGCAAGGATCGACAACAGGATGTGGGCGAGGATGCCCGGTGCTTCGTCGATAATCTGCACGGTGCCTGCGGGGGCGAACTGCGCGAGGAGGGCGGTCAACGCTCCCAGCGGGAACAGCAAGACCAGCAGGTTTTCCACCGGGATGCGCGAGCAGGCCAGCAAGGTCAGGGCGATGACCGCTGCGGCAATCAGGCTGGCGGCGCTGAAGAAGTCCAGGCCCAGGCCAATCGGCGTCAGCAGGTGGGTGAACAGGCTGGCGCTGTGGGCCAGGACCGCAAGCACGCCGAGCGTGACCAGCAGGCGTTTGTTCGCCTTGGCGCCGGTGGCCAGACGAGTGCCCTGATAGAGAGTCGCAGCGGCATATAAACAGGCGGCGGCGAGAGTGGTTAGCAAACTGGGTGACAAGGGGAGCATAAGTCCTGTTAGGCAAGCCCGAAAGGCGCTGAGTTTGGCATAGAACCCAGGCAGCACGAAAGACCAGACAAGCTGACGGCGAGGTGTCCGCCAGCCGCAGTCTTCGCTATAATCCGCGACCTGCCCACGCCGCAGGCTCGCCGAGCACACGTTTAGTCCGGTCCGGGCCGCCATTATCCCGGTCTACACAGGGCCTGAAAGGATCGCGCAATGTTTGAAAACTTAACCGACCGTCTCTCGCAGACGCTGCGCCATGTCACCGGCAAGGCCAAGCTGACTGAAGACAATATTAAAGACACCCTGCGCGAAGTGCGCATGGCGTTGCTCGAAGCCGACGTCGCCTTGCCGGTGGTGAAAGACTTCGTCAATTCGGTCAAGGAGCGCGCTGTCGGCACCGAAGTGTCGCGCAGCCTGACGCCGGGCCAGGCCTTTGTGAAGATTGTGCAGGCCGAACTCGAAAGCCTGATGGGCGCGGCCAACGAAGACCTGAACCTGAGTGCCGTTCCACCTGCAGTCATCCTGATGGCCGGTTTGCAGGGTGCGGGTAAAACCACCACCGCCGGCAAGCTCGCGCGCTTCCTTAAAGAGCGCAAGAAAAAGTCGGTCATGGTCGTGTCCGCGGACGTTTACCGTCCGGCGGCGATCAAGCAGCTGGAAATGCTCGCCGGTGAAGTCGGCGTGACCTTCTTCCCGTCCGACCTGAGCCAGAAGCCGGTCGAGATCGCGCAAGCGGCTATTAAGGAAGCAAAACTCAAATTCATTGACGTGGTCATCGTCGATACCGCCGGTCGCCTGCACATCGATGAAGAGATGATGGGCGAGATCAAGGCGTTGCATGCCGCGATCAACCCGGTCGAAACCTTGTTTGTGGTCGACGCCATGACTGGCCAGGACGCCGCCAACACGGCCAAGGCCTTCGGCGACGCGCTGCCACTGACCGGTGTGATCCTGACCAAGGTCGACGGCGATGCCCGTGGCGGTGCCGCCCTGTCGGTGCGTGCCATCACCGGCAAGCCGATCAAGTTCATCGGTATGGGCGAGAAGAGCGAAGCGCTCGATCCGTTCCACCCTGAGCGTATTGCTTCGCGCATCCTCGGCATGGGCGACGTGCTCAGCCTGATCGAGCAGGCGGAAGCGACGCTCGACAAGGACAAAGCCGACAAGCTTGCTAAAAAGTTGAAGAAGGGCAAGGGCTTCGACCTCGAAGACTTCCGTGATCAGCTGCAACAGATGAAGAACATGGGCGGCCTCGGCGGCCTCATGGACAAACTGCCGAACATGGGCGGTGTGAATCTGGCACAGATGGGCAATGCCCAAAATGCGGCAGAGAAGCAATTCAAACAGATGGAAGCCATCATCAACTCCATGACCCCGGCCGAGCGCCGCGACCCTGAGCTGATCAGCGGTTCGCGCAAGCGTCGTATCGCGATGGGGTCCGGCACGCAGGTGCAGGACATTGGTCGCTTGATCAAGCAGCACAAGCAGATGCAGAAGATGATGAAGAAGTTCTCCGCGAAAGGCGGAATGGCCAAAATGATGCGCGGCATGGGCGGTATGTTGCCCGGCGGCGGCATGCCCAAGATGTAAAGAATTAGCGCCGGCAGTCATGTCGGCGCAACCCCACAGGGAAGTGGGATTCACAGCAAACCCGCACTTGGCGGGAGCTGACTGGCCGTTTTCATCGACGGCTCTATAGCAAATCTGCATGGCGTCCGATAGGCCGCCGGAAAAAGTCATTTGCAAAAGTCCGGATATTCCTTAGAATATGCGGCCTTTCGGGCACCTATGCCCGCTGTGCCTTTAGATTTGCAGCACCGACTACAGGAACGATGTTCACATGCTAACAATCCGTCTTGCCCTTGGCGGCTCCAAAAAGCGCCCGTTTTACCACTTGACCGTAACCGACAGCCGCAACCCGCGCGACGGTTCGCACAAGGAACAGGTTGGTTTCTTCAACCCTGTTGCTCGTGGTCAAGAAGTTCGTCTGTCCGTGAACCAAGAGCGCGTAGCCTACTGGCTGAGCGTTGGTGCACAACCTTCTGAGCGCGTTGCTCAGTTGTTGAAGGAATCTGCTAAGGCTGCGGCCTGAGCAATATGAACGCGACGCCAGCTGTTGCTGATGATTTGATCGTTATCGGCAAGATTTACTCGGTTCACGGCGTTCGCGGCGAAGTGAAGGTGTATTCCTTTACTGATCCGATTAAGAACCTGCTGGAATACAAAACTTGGACGCTCAAGCGTGATGGCAATGTAAAGCAGGTAGAGCTGGTCAGCGGACGCGGGAACGACAAGTTCCTGGTCGCAAAGCTCAAGGGTCTTGATGATCGTGAAGAAGCTCGTCTTCTGGCCGGTTATGAGATCTGCGTGCCGCGCAACCTGTTCCCTGAACTGACCGACGGCGAGTACTACTGGTACCAGCTGGAAGGTCTCAAGGTTATCGACACCCTCGGGCAACTGTTCGGGAAGATCGATCACCTGCTGGAGACCGGCTCGAATGATGTAATGGTGGTCAAGCCTTGCGCTGGCAGCCTGGATGATCGCGAACGCCTGTTGCCCTATACGGAGCAATGCGTGTTGGCCATCGACCTGGCAGCAGGCGAGATGAAGGTGGATTGGGACGCGGATTTCTAAGCGTGGCTAACTTGCGCGTAGAAGTGATCAGTTTGTTTCCCGAGATGTTCTCCGCCATCAGCGAGTACGGCATCACCAGTCGTGCGGTGAAACAGGGGCTCTTGCAGCTCACCTGTTGGAATCCGCGAGACTACACGACGGATCGACATCACACTGTGGACGATCGCCCGTTTGGCGGTGGTCCGGGCATGGTGATGAAGATCAAGCCCCTGGAAGACGCTCTGGTTCACGCCAAGGCAGCCGCCGGGGAGGGCGCGAAGGTGATTTACCTGTCGCCCCAAGGCCGTCAACTGACTCAGTCGGCGGTGCGCGAGTTGGCGAATCTGGATGCATTGATCCTGATTGCCGGCCGCTATGAAGGCATTGACGAGCGTTTTATTGATGCTCATGTCGATGAAGAGTGGTCGATTGGCGACTATGTACTGTCTGGCGGCGAGCTGCCGGCGATGGTCCTGATCGATGCGGTTACACGACTGCTGCCTGGAGCTTTAGGGCATGCGGACTCCGCCGAGGAAGATTCCTTTACGGATGGTTTGCTGGATTGCCCGCACTACACCCGACCGGAGGTGTATGCGGATCAGCGTGTTCCCGACGTATTGCTAAGTGGCAATCACGCGCACATCCGGCGTTGGCGTTTACAGCAGTCCCTTGGTCGGACCTATGAACGACGCGCCGATCTTCTGGAAAGCCGCTCGCTTTCTGGAGAAGAGAAGAAGCTGCTCGAGGAATACATCCGCGAGCGGGACGATAGTTAACAACGTATCGATGGTAGATCCGACGATTTACCTTAGGAGCACAGCATGACTAACAAAATCATCCTTGCACTCGAAGCAGAGCAGATGACCAAAGAGATCCCTACCTTTGCCCCGGGCGACACCATTGTCGTTCAGGTGAAAGTGAAGGAAGGCGACCGTTCGCGTCTGCAAGCGTTCGAAGGTGTTGTTATCGCCAAGCGTAACCGCGGCGTAAACAGTGCTTTCACCGTTCGTAAAATCTCCAACGGTGTTGGCGTAGAGCGTACTTTCCAGACCTACAGCCCGCAAATCGACAGCATGGCCGTTAAACGTCGCGGTGACGTACGTAAAGCCAAGCTGTACTACCTGCGTGACCTGTCTGGTAAAGCAGCTCGCATCAAGGAAAAACTGGCTTAAGTCCAGCTTCCGATGCAGAAAAAAGCAGCCTACGGGCTGCTTTTTTGTTGCCTGCGATTCAGTGCATTTTGAAAAACGGTTTCGGGGACGCTAAGCCTCAGGCTGAATCAACGCCAACAACGTCCACCCCGCCGAAGGCTTGACCGCACTGTCCGGCGTCACCACATGCACCCAGCCGCTGTCATCGCGAGTAAACAGCAGCGTCGCACGCTCGCCATGCAAAGCCTGGTAATCCTCCCAGCCAAAGCCCTCGGTCAGGTTCGTGCTGTACAACTCAGCCCCCTGATGCAGCTGATTGGCCAGCTTGACGTAGGTTAAATCCTCATTGCCCAGCAAACGCCCGCGATGCTCATGGCTCGCCCGGTGCTTGTCGGTACGACGGCTTTCCTGGCCACTGGCCAACCCGAACAGTCGTTGATGGCCGAAGTCATGGCGAAAACGCATCGAGGCGAGCGTGTTCAATTCCCCGGACGGCGACAGCGTCAGCAAATGTCCAAGGCCGACCAGATCCAGGTGCGCATCAGCATGCTGCGACGCCGGGTTGCCAAAATAAGTCGGCAAACCCTCCATGCGCGCCGCCCGGATATTCTCCCAGCTCGAATCCGTCAGCAGTACCCGACTACCCAGCTGTTGCAAGGCTTTGCCCAAGGTTCGCGCGGGCTGATTGGCTCCGACGA
The Pseudomonas sp. MYb327 DNA segment above includes these coding regions:
- a CDS encoding HU family DNA-binding protein translates to MALTKDQLIADIAEAIDAPKTTARNALDQLGQIVADQLENGGEITLPGIGKLKVTERPARTGRNPSTGAAIEIAAKKVIKLVVAKGLTDAVNK
- the rlmF gene encoding 23S rRNA (adenine(1618)-N(6))-methyltransferase RlmF gives rise to the protein MTAPRTPKPARKKPEPKTPATAVEPKEKASLHPRNRHQGRYDFPALIKSTPELAKFVIINPYGKESIDFASPDAVRVFNRALLKSFYGIAHWDIPADYLCPPVPGRADYVHFLADLLASGNDGVIPRGAAVKVLDVGMGANCVYPLIGHSDYRWQFLGSEIDATALASAKAIVQSNGLNKAIQLRQQSNPKHILLGLLEPGERFDLTMCNPPFHASLEEATKGSARKWRALGKADPKRKLPVLNFGGQAAELWCDGGEARFVTQLIAESANLQHKVLWFSTLVSKASNLPAIEIALKKAGVLESQVVEMSQGQKQSRFVAWTFQTKSEQQIWRRERWAQKS
- a CDS encoding valine--tRNA ligase, translating into MDKTYQPHAIETSWYNTWESENYFAPQGAGESYTIMIPPPNVTGSLHMGHGFNNAIMDALIRFRRMQGRNTLWQPGTDHAGIATQMLVERQLEAQGQNRHDLGRDKFLEKVWEWKDQSGGNISRQIRRLGSSVDWSRERFTMDDGLSEAVKEAFVRLHEDGLIYRGKRLVNWDTKLHTAISDLEVENHDEKGFLWNLKYPLADGVKTAEGNDYLIVATTRPETMLGDSAVAVNPNDERYKALIGKFVELPLVGRRIPIIADDYCDPEFGTGCVKITPAHDFNDYEVGKRHNLPLLNIFDKNANVLPAAQVFNLDGTLNESIDGKIPAEYAGLDRFEARKQIVAAFDAAGLLVSVNDHALKVPKGDRSGTIIEPWLTDQWYVSTKPLAEPAIAAVEDGRIQFVPKQYENMYFSWMRDIQDWCISRQLWWGHRIPAWYDESGKVYVGRDEAEVRAKHNLGPDVALQQDNDVLDTWFSSGLWTFSTLGWPEQTEFLKKFHSTDVLVTGFDIIFFWVARMIMLTMHLVKNEDGTPQVPFKTVYVHGLVRDGQGQKMSKSKGNVLDPLDIIDGIELEELVQKRTSGMMQPKLAKKIEKQTRDEFAEGIASYGTDALRFTFCSLASTGRDIKFDMGRVEGYRNFCNKIWNAARYVLDKGEDCGQNGEAYELSLADRWIISQLQRTEAEVTRQLDQFRFDLAAQSLYEFIWNQYCDWYLELSKPVLWDENAPVERQRGTRRTLVRVLEVALRLAHPFMPFITEEIWQRIAPLAGIEGKTIMLQPWPVANETRIDQAAEDDIEWLKGLMLGTRNIRGEMNIGPGKPLPLFLKNVSAEDQRRLTENEALLKKLARLESITVLAAGEEAPLSATALVGEMEVLVPMAGLIDKGAELARLDKEIQRLQGEVQRVGGKLSNAGFVDKAPAEVIEKERAKLAEAEQALGKLAEQHARIASL
- a CDS encoding MFS transporter, which translates into the protein MTTSTTYSDSTPAQPTNSATRVATASFIGTAIEFYDFYVYATAAALVIGPVFFPQTSGTAQMLSAFLTFGIAFLARPLGSALFGHFGDRIGRKSTLVASLLLMGVCTTLIGVLPGYDSIGAWAPILLCVLRFGQGLGLGGEWGGAALLATENAPKGKRAWFGMFPQLGPSIGFLAANGLFLTLAMTLDDEQFRSWGWRIPFLLSAALVMVGLYVRLKLHETPVFANAVARQERVKIPLVELFSQYWVPVLLGAGSMVVCYALFYISTVFSLSYGVATLGYSRETFLGLLCFAVLFMAAATPLSAWASDRYGRKPVLIIGGVLAILSGFLMEPLLTQGSTWGVALFLCIELFLMGVTFAPMGALLPELFPTHVRYTGASAAYNLGGIVGASAAPFFAQKLVAMGGLSYVGGYVSGAAVLSLIAVLCLKETRHNDLNRIA
- a CDS encoding transporter associated domain-containing protein; its protein translation is MDDLPLGPMLAVVAVLILWSGLFTAIEAAHQHVLAQRNASRSSDQPLARLSFPLNSLIFCNTLCRTLLVVICTLVAIFTWAENGPWLACLGAGTTVLVFAEYLPRALAVRHPDAILALGNNLLRIPLKIIYPAAWLLNAFSQLLLRPLARKAKVVQQSDDEIPAERRDDHESVCRPHSLPGIHALDNITVNDILVPRSEVDGINLDDPIEEIIEQLRHNKRTRLPVFHSDINQVEAVLNTRQIGHLLADGSLTLEALAEGSREPYFVPESTPLQLQLLNFHKQQRRLGMVVDEYGEVLGIVTLEDILEEIVGEFESQQSLNNPHIHPQADGRLVIDGAASIRELNKSLGWHLPSDGPKTLNGLVTEALETIPESAVCLKIGRYRLEILETEDNRVTRVLIWQPSVVPVVI